One Natrinema marinum genomic window carries:
- a CDS encoding DHH family phosphoesterase, which produces MGNCIICGTPVDGEICQSHEEDAVFEFRGTAASQLTPGRYYRGTVDGYADFGVFVDIGDHVTGLLHRSELDRRLESLDWEPGDDVFVQVLDVRDNGNVDLGWSIRQREREFRGKLVETADDEFQPEEREDDTEESVTETTTESNPGSADDSDSPAGELQAAADGSETDPQPEPNADSVDEGQPAAAETAGAVAGSGSVATESAAASTPTAEDASDADTESEPEPALNRTTVDAIENQVGSVVRLEGEITGVRQTSGPTVFELSDETGTVECAAFEEAGVRAYPAVEIDDVVALEGEVEHHHGDLQVETETLDILADEDRETVVDRLETAIEEEARPADVAPLADHEAVAAVEDGIADAATAIRRAVMEARPIVVRHGATADGYVAGAAIERAVLPLIREKHTRDDAEYHYFERRPLDGRVYDMDAATSDVTSMLEARDRHGEQLPLVVLVDAGSTVESVDGYELLSLYDADALVIDDSRADEQITDAVDTAVAPSLAGVDVSDVTSAALAANVAAHVNDEVRADLEHLPAVSYWEDTPEAYLELAREAGYDETGISERREAVALEAYYQSYKDKRELVIDLLFGDDDESERPRDGDLAAHVSEQFRDKLETELETARENLSVRGINGVTVSVLDTDAFTHRYNFPTTILLLDALHRSERDRTDSPYVTLGVGDDELHVRATEPVNVRDLGDAIAEAVPNGGVSVVGGRDGHVEFLPGERDAVREAALEALGETLA; this is translated from the coding sequence ATGGGTAACTGTATCATCTGCGGCACTCCCGTTGACGGCGAGATCTGTCAGAGCCACGAGGAGGATGCCGTGTTCGAATTCCGCGGCACCGCCGCCTCGCAGCTCACGCCCGGTCGCTACTACCGGGGAACCGTCGACGGCTACGCCGACTTCGGTGTCTTCGTCGACATCGGAGATCACGTCACCGGTCTGTTGCACAGAAGCGAACTCGACCGACGACTCGAGAGTCTCGACTGGGAACCCGGCGACGACGTCTTCGTCCAGGTCCTCGACGTCCGAGACAACGGCAACGTCGACCTCGGCTGGTCGATCCGCCAGCGCGAACGCGAGTTCCGCGGCAAGCTGGTCGAGACGGCCGACGACGAGTTCCAGCCCGAGGAGCGAGAAGACGACACCGAGGAGTCGGTGACTGAGACGACTACCGAGAGCAACCCCGGTTCGGCCGACGACAGCGACTCGCCGGCCGGCGAGTTGCAGGCGGCCGCCGACGGATCGGAGACCGATCCCCAACCGGAGCCGAACGCCGACTCCGTCGACGAGGGCCAACCCGCAGCCGCCGAAACCGCCGGCGCCGTCGCGGGCAGCGGCTCGGTCGCGACCGAGTCCGCCGCCGCCTCGACGCCGACGGCCGAGGACGCGTCCGACGCCGATACCGAGTCCGAACCCGAACCCGCGCTCAACCGGACGACCGTCGACGCCATCGAGAACCAGGTCGGCAGCGTCGTCCGCCTCGAGGGCGAGATCACCGGCGTCCGCCAGACCAGCGGCCCGACGGTCTTCGAACTCAGCGACGAGACCGGCACCGTCGAGTGTGCGGCCTTCGAGGAGGCTGGCGTTCGCGCCTATCCGGCCGTCGAGATCGACGACGTCGTCGCTCTGGAAGGCGAGGTCGAACACCACCACGGCGACCTGCAGGTCGAGACCGAGACCCTCGACATCCTCGCGGACGAGGACCGCGAGACGGTCGTCGACCGCCTCGAGACCGCGATCGAAGAGGAGGCCCGACCCGCAGACGTCGCACCGCTGGCCGACCACGAGGCCGTCGCGGCCGTCGAAGACGGTATTGCCGACGCGGCGACCGCGATCCGCCGAGCCGTCATGGAGGCCCGCCCGATCGTCGTCCGCCACGGTGCGACCGCCGACGGCTACGTCGCCGGGGCCGCCATCGAACGAGCCGTCCTCCCGCTGATCCGCGAGAAACACACTCGCGACGATGCGGAGTACCACTACTTCGAGCGTCGCCCGCTCGACGGCCGCGTCTACGACATGGACGCCGCCACCAGCGACGTGACCTCGATGCTCGAGGCCCGCGACCGCCACGGCGAGCAACTCCCGCTCGTCGTGCTGGTCGACGCCGGCTCGACCGTCGAGTCCGTCGACGGCTACGAACTGCTCTCGCTGTACGACGCCGACGCGCTCGTCATCGACGACAGCCGCGCCGACGAGCAGATCACCGACGCCGTCGACACCGCCGTCGCGCCGTCGCTGGCCGGCGTCGATGTCTCGGACGTGACCTCGGCTGCACTCGCGGCGAACGTCGCCGCGCACGTCAACGACGAGGTCCGCGCCGACTTGGAGCACCTCCCCGCGGTCAGCTACTGGGAGGACACCCCCGAGGCGTACCTCGAGCTCGCTCGCGAGGCCGGCTACGACGAGACCGGCATCTCCGAGCGCCGCGAAGCCGTCGCGCTCGAGGCCTACTACCAGTCCTACAAGGACAAGCGCGAACTCGTCATCGACCTGCTGTTCGGCGACGACGACGAATCCGAGCGGCCGCGAGACGGCGATCTGGCCGCCCACGTCTCCGAGCAGTTCCGCGACAAGCTCGAGACCGAACTCGAGACGGCCCGCGAGAACCTCTCCGTTCGCGGCATCAACGGCGTCACGGTCTCCGTGCTCGATACGGACGCCTTCACCCACCGGTACAACTTCCCGACGACGATCCTGCTGCTGGATGCGCTTCATCGCAGTGAGCGGGATCGGACGGACTCGCCGTACGTCACGCTCGGCGTCGGCGACGACGAACTCCACGTCCGCGCGACCGAACCCGTGAACGTCCGCGATCTCGGCGACGCGATCGCCGAGGCCGTGCCCAACGGCGGCGTCAGCGTCGTCGGCGGCCGGGACGGACACGTCGAGTTCCTGCCCGGCGAACGCGATGCGGTTCGCGAAGCCGCGCTCGAGGCACTCGGCGAGACGCTCGCGTAA
- a CDS encoding amidohydrolase family protein — MERTGTILRGRALEPVEGRIVVDDEGRIAAIEEESVESDDIILPAFVNAHTHIGDSIAKEAGGGLSLEELVAPPDGLKHRLLRAADRDDLVSAMARSLQFMERAGTAACLDFREGDVAGVRMLEDAADGLEIDALSFARGSVDAMRAGDGFGASGANDTEFGDERQATREAGKPFGIHAGEVDASDIDPALDLEPDFLVHMVHPEPAHLERVADQEVPIVVCPRSNLVTDVGLSPYSDLAERTTLALGTDNVFLNSPSMFREMEFLAKLSELPADEILRMATVHGAEIADLEYGLLEPDREAQLLVLDGDSDNLAGARDPVRAVVRRAGVDDVREVVYGDGERAD, encoded by the coding sequence ATGGAACGGACGGGAACGATCCTCCGCGGGCGCGCACTCGAGCCCGTCGAGGGACGCATCGTCGTCGACGACGAGGGACGCATCGCGGCCATCGAGGAGGAATCGGTCGAGAGCGACGATATCATTCTGCCGGCGTTCGTCAACGCCCACACCCACATCGGCGACTCGATCGCCAAGGAAGCCGGCGGTGGCCTCTCGCTCGAGGAACTGGTCGCGCCGCCGGACGGGCTAAAACACCGGCTGCTTCGAGCGGCCGATCGCGACGACCTCGTGAGCGCAATGGCGCGCTCGCTACAGTTCATGGAACGAGCCGGGACCGCGGCCTGTCTGGACTTCCGCGAGGGCGACGTGGCGGGCGTTCGGATGCTCGAGGACGCCGCCGACGGCCTCGAGATCGACGCGCTCTCGTTCGCGCGAGGTTCCGTCGACGCGATGCGTGCGGGCGACGGCTTCGGCGCGAGCGGGGCCAACGACACCGAGTTCGGCGACGAACGCCAGGCGACCCGCGAGGCGGGCAAACCCTTCGGCATTCACGCGGGCGAAGTCGACGCCAGTGACATCGATCCGGCGTTAGACCTCGAGCCCGACTTTCTGGTCCACATGGTCCACCCCGAACCGGCTCATCTCGAGCGGGTCGCCGACCAGGAGGTACCGATCGTCGTCTGTCCGCGCTCGAATCTGGTGACCGACGTGGGGCTCTCCCCCTACTCGGACCTCGCAGAGCGGACGACGCTCGCGCTGGGTACCGACAACGTGTTCCTCAACTCGCCGTCGATGTTCCGCGAGATGGAGTTCCTCGCGAAACTGTCCGAGCTGCCGGCCGACGAGATCCTCCGGATGGCGACCGTACACGGGGCCGAGATCGCCGACCTCGAGTACGGCCTGCTCGAGCCCGATCGGGAGGCGCAGCTGCTGGTGCTCGACGGCGATTCGGACAATCTCGCGGGCGCGCGCGATCCGGTCCGAGCAGTGGTTCGCCGCGCCGGCGTCGACGACGTGCGGGAGGTCGTCTACGGCGACGGCGAGCGCGCCGACTGA
- the tmcA gene encoding tRNA(Met) cytidine acetyltransferase TmcA, producing the protein MDVDVVGLAEGLREEARRANERRLLVLAGPRERGYDALESILDALPVPITGTTLVGPDDRLRCEQLPQANAGDLLGTTRDVVAIDAHDELRPNAIGKLVGAVDGGGLLVLLTPSLEAWPDRRDGFDASLAVPPFELADVTGRFRRRLVDTMRAHRGIAIVDLEAGWLEADGLTDPAPRAAPESPTPPPDPRFPAATYEACLTTDQADAVAAFESLFETNRTVVLEADRGRGKSSAAGLAAGAFAAAGEDVLVTAPDERNASELFDRAGELCRTLAGDGDDRVPTIESGRIETAAGGTVRFLEPAAAVDACESADIVVVDEAAALPVATLEALLSADRVAFATTIHGYEGAGRGFSVRFRDRLAESDHEVTERTLVEPIRYAAGDPVEVWAFRALLLDARPPVEPLVADAEPEAVEYRRLEPDALLADERLLREAFGLLVLAHYRTEPNDLARLLDAPNLEARALVHDGHVVSVALLAREGALSPETRAMMYEGGRVRGNMLPDVLTSQVRDEAAGEPAGVRVVRIATHHAARSRGLGSRLLERVREEFSDSIDWLGTGFGATPGLLEFWRANGYRAVHVSTTRNDASGEYSALMLAPTSEAGRALHDRHADWFARRFDALCSDALADLEPDVARAVLRSVGDGAGPSLELSDHEWRVVAGAAYGPGLFDADPGPFRKVVVRYLIDDPDSVDLTAREERLLVLRALQARDWDTVADRLEYHSTGQCMRALGDAVCPLVDRYGGDAALAVRDRFVGE; encoded by the coding sequence ATGGACGTGGACGTCGTCGGCCTCGCCGAAGGGCTTCGCGAGGAAGCGCGGCGAGCGAACGAGCGCCGCCTGCTGGTGCTGGCCGGCCCCCGAGAACGCGGCTATGACGCCCTCGAGTCGATCCTCGACGCCCTTCCCGTCCCCATTACCGGGACCACGCTCGTCGGCCCGGACGACCGACTTCGCTGCGAACAGCTTCCCCAGGCCAACGCGGGGGACCTTCTCGGCACGACGCGGGACGTGGTCGCGATCGACGCTCACGACGAACTCAGGCCGAACGCGATCGGGAAACTCGTCGGGGCGGTCGACGGTGGCGGCCTGTTGGTCCTGCTGACGCCCTCGCTCGAGGCCTGGCCGGATCGCCGCGACGGGTTCGACGCCTCGCTGGCCGTCCCGCCGTTCGAACTCGCGGACGTGACCGGCCGCTTTCGCCGTCGCCTCGTCGACACGATGCGTGCCCACCGCGGGATCGCGATCGTCGACCTCGAAGCCGGTTGGCTCGAGGCTGACGGGCTCACTGACCCGGCTCCGCGGGCGGCGCCGGAGTCGCCGACGCCGCCCCCCGATCCCCGGTTTCCGGCTGCAACCTACGAGGCCTGCCTGACGACAGATCAGGCCGATGCCGTCGCCGCCTTCGAATCGCTGTTCGAGACGAATCGGACGGTCGTGCTCGAGGCCGACCGGGGCCGGGGCAAGTCCAGCGCGGCGGGGCTGGCAGCGGGTGCGTTCGCCGCCGCGGGAGAGGATGTCCTCGTGACTGCCCCCGACGAACGGAACGCGAGCGAACTGTTCGACCGCGCGGGCGAACTCTGTCGGACGCTTGCGGGCGACGGCGACGACCGTGTGCCGACGATCGAGTCCGGCCGGATCGAAACCGCTGCCGGCGGGACGGTCCGATTCCTCGAGCCCGCCGCCGCCGTCGACGCCTGCGAGTCGGCCGATATCGTCGTCGTCGACGAGGCCGCCGCGCTCCCGGTCGCAACCCTCGAGGCGCTGCTTTCCGCCGATCGCGTCGCCTTCGCGACGACGATCCACGGCTACGAAGGGGCCGGGCGCGGCTTTTCCGTCCGCTTCCGGGACCGACTCGCCGAGAGCGATCACGAGGTGACCGAGCGCACGCTCGTGGAGCCGATCAGGTACGCGGCCGGCGATCCCGTCGAGGTATGGGCGTTCCGCGCGCTGTTGCTCGACGCCCGGCCGCCGGTGGAGCCGCTCGTGGCGGACGCCGAACCCGAAGCCGTCGAGTATCGGCGACTCGAGCCCGACGCCCTCCTCGCGGACGAACGCCTGCTCCGCGAGGCATTCGGCCTGCTCGTCCTCGCCCATTACCGGACCGAGCCCAACGATCTCGCGCGCCTGCTTGACGCCCCGAACCTCGAGGCGCGCGCCCTGGTCCACGACGGCCACGTCGTCAGCGTCGCGCTGCTCGCCCGCGAGGGTGCCCTCTCGCCGGAAACGCGGGCGATGATGTACGAGGGTGGCCGCGTCCGCGGGAACATGCTCCCGGACGTGCTAACGAGCCAGGTGCGCGACGAGGCCGCGGGCGAGCCGGCCGGCGTCCGCGTCGTCCGCATCGCGACCCACCACGCCGCCCGGTCACGGGGGTTGGGCTCGCGCCTGCTCGAGCGCGTCCGCGAGGAGTTCTCGGACTCGATCGACTGGCTCGGCACCGGCTTCGGCGCGACGCCCGGTCTCCTCGAGTTCTGGCGGGCGAACGGCTACCGGGCGGTCCACGTCTCGACGACCCGCAACGACGCCAGCGGGGAGTACTCCGCGCTCATGCTCGCGCCGACGAGCGAGGCGGGGCGGGCGCTGCACGACCGTCATGCGGACTGGTTCGCACGCCGGTTCGACGCCCTCTGTTCGGACGCGCTCGCGGATCTCGAGCCAGATGTCGCCCGCGCGGTGCTTCGAAGCGTCGGCGACGGGGCGGGGCCGTCGCTCGAACTCTCGGATCACGAGTGGCGCGTCGTCGCGGGGGCCGCCTACGGCCCCGGATTGTTCGACGCCGATCCCGGTCCGTTCCGCAAGGTCGTCGTGCGATACTTGATTGACGACCCCGACAGCGTCGACCTGACCGCCCGCGAGGAGCGATTACTCGTTCTGCGAGCGTTGCAGGCGCGAGACTGGGACACCGTCGCCGACCGCCTCGAGTATCACTCGACGGGGCAGTGTATGCGGGCACTCGGCGACGCGGTCTGCCCGCTGGTCGATCGCTACGGGGGAGACGCGGCGCTCGCGGTTCGCGATCGGTTCGTCGGCGAGTGA
- a CDS encoding TMEM175 family protein, translating to MALPFRPESEETDRLITLSDGVIAIAITLLVLEISVPTVPDGTTAAVVPDLVAEQWPEFVGYALSFLVIGLYWTLHRRVFAHVERHDRGVLWLNLLFLLLVAFVPYATSVFVAYPNGFGIAFYAGVLALTGFSLALLWGHVSRKRLLEAGLTSRTVEIQAARFLISPIVLVGSAALAQFDPTLAVLSWASLIPINAVFESRLVASIEESLTESENQPH from the coding sequence ATGGCGCTTCCGTTCCGCCCGGAATCCGAGGAAACGGACCGACTGATCACGCTCAGCGACGGGGTCATCGCGATCGCTATCACGCTGCTGGTGCTGGAGATCAGTGTTCCGACGGTTCCCGACGGAACTACGGCCGCGGTAGTACCCGACCTCGTCGCAGAGCAGTGGCCCGAATTCGTCGGGTACGCGCTGAGCTTTCTGGTGATCGGCCTCTATTGGACGTTACATCGGCGCGTGTTCGCCCACGTCGAGCGCCACGACCGCGGCGTGCTCTGGCTCAATCTCCTGTTCTTGCTCCTGGTCGCGTTCGTTCCGTACGCAACGAGCGTGTTCGTCGCCTATCCGAACGGTTTCGGCATCGCGTTCTACGCGGGGGTGTTAGCGCTCACGGGATTCTCGCTGGCGCTGTTATGGGGGCACGTCTCCAGAAAACGCCTCCTCGAAGCCGGACTGACCTCGCGAACGGTCGAGATTCAGGCGGCACGGTTTCTCATCTCGCCGATCGTGCTCGTCGGATCGGCCGCCCTCGCCCAGTTCGACCCGACGCTGGCCGTCCTCTCGTGGGCGTCACTGATACCCATCAACGCTGTATTCGAGTCACGGCTCGTCGCGAGCATCGAGGAGTCGCTGACCGAGTCAGAAAACCAGCCCC
- a CDS encoding gamma carbonic anhydrase family protein, with protein sequence MVSFKTALETEASMLRSFDGTEPQVADSAYVDDAAVVIGDVVIEDEASVWPNTTLRGDHGTIVVGEGANVQDNAVLHEEATLEPYSTVGHSAIVHDATVAERALVGMNAVVLDGAHVGEGAVVAAGSVVTEGTEIPESTLVAGAPAEPKTEIDDPHLGATADRYVELSREHAETSERLD encoded by the coding sequence ATGGTCAGTTTCAAGACCGCGCTCGAGACAGAAGCGAGCATGCTCCGATCATTCGACGGAACGGAACCGCAGGTCGCCGACTCCGCCTACGTCGACGACGCCGCGGTCGTCATCGGCGATGTCGTCATCGAAGACGAAGCTAGCGTCTGGCCCAACACCACGCTCCGTGGCGATCACGGCACGATCGTCGTCGGCGAGGGCGCGAACGTCCAGGACAACGCCGTCCTCCACGAGGAGGCGACACTCGAGCCCTACTCGACGGTCGGTCACAGCGCCATCGTCCACGACGCGACCGTCGCGGAGCGCGCGCTGGTTGGGATGAACGCGGTCGTCCTCGACGGCGCTCACGTCGGCGAGGGAGCGGTCGTCGCCGCCGGCAGCGTCGTCACCGAGGGGACCGAGATCCCCGAATCGACGCTCGTCGCGGGAGCGCCCGCGGAACCGAAAACGGAGATCGACGATCCGCACCTCGGGGCGACGGCCGACCGGTACGTCGAACTCTCGAGGGAACACGCGGAAACGTCCGAGCGTCTCGACTGA
- a CDS encoding HD domain-containing protein, translating into MKTIKDSVHDHIQVDGVARDLLDAPALQRLRSISQLGTVSLVYPSANHTRFEHSLGVYHLACEALEHLAVDGLRAERVRAAAILHDVGHGPFSHNLESLTHRRTGRYHDDVHGLLADGVVGDVLREHDLEPDRVADLVAGEGRFGQLVSGELDVDRMDYLVRDAHHTGVPYGTIDHGRLVRELTFVDGELVLDEGNVQTAESLLVARALMNPTVYSHGVARISKAMLRRAGERLLDSTDADVDAETLQRMDDHDLIAALRSCEATGEFSRRLDQRDLFKRAVWAEIDDVPGGIIEADHGTIREFEAEIADRANVAPAHVILDVPSRPSMTESTTRVMVNGDVRRLGQQSPLVEALRAAQYSQWRLGVYSPPALRDRVGRAAVDVLGLDIDGALVSEVRDGLDTTLDQFVD; encoded by the coding sequence ATGAAGACGATCAAGGACAGCGTCCACGACCACATTCAGGTCGACGGCGTCGCCCGCGACCTGCTGGACGCGCCGGCGCTACAGCGCCTCCGATCGATCAGCCAGCTCGGCACCGTCTCCCTGGTCTATCCCTCCGCCAACCACACCCGTTTCGAACACAGCCTCGGCGTCTACCATCTCGCCTGTGAGGCACTCGAGCACCTCGCGGTCGACGGGCTGCGAGCCGAACGGGTCCGCGCCGCGGCCATCCTCCACGACGTGGGTCACGGGCCGTTCAGCCACAACCTCGAGTCGCTCACCCACCGGCGAACGGGCCGGTACCACGACGACGTCCACGGGCTGCTCGCGGATGGCGTGGTCGGGGACGTGCTGCGCGAGCACGACCTCGAGCCGGATCGAGTGGCGGACTTGGTCGCCGGTGAGGGCCGGTTCGGCCAGTTGGTTTCGGGGGAACTCGACGTCGATCGGATGGACTATCTCGTTCGGGACGCCCACCACACGGGGGTGCCGTACGGGACGATCGATCACGGCCGGCTCGTCCGGGAGTTGACCTTCGTCGACGGCGAACTCGTCTTGGACGAGGGGAACGTCCAGACCGCCGAGAGCCTGTTGGTCGCCCGCGCGCTGATGAATCCGACCGTTTACAGCCACGGCGTCGCCCGGATCAGCAAGGCGATGCTCCGTCGGGCCGGCGAACGGCTGCTCGATTCGACCGATGCGGATGTCGACGCCGAGACCCTCCAGCGGATGGACGACCACGATCTAATCGCGGCTCTCCGCTCGTGCGAGGCAACCGGCGAGTTCTCCCGGCGACTCGACCAGCGCGACCTGTTCAAGCGGGCGGTGTGGGCCGAGATCGACGACGTACCCGGCGGGATCATCGAGGCTGATCACGGAACCATCCGCGAGTTCGAGGCCGAGATCGCCGACCGGGCGAACGTCGCTCCGGCACACGTCATCCTCGACGTGCCGAGCAGGCCCTCGATGACCGAATCGACGACGCGCGTGATGGTCAATGGCGACGTTCGCCGGCTCGGCCAGCAGTCGCCGCTGGTCGAGGCGCTGCGGGCCGCCCAGTACTCTCAGTGGCGACTCGGCGTCTACTCGCCGCCGGCGCTGCGCGACCGGGTCGGCCGGGCCGCGGTCGATGTGCTCGGCCTCGACATCGACGGCGCGCTGGTCAGCGAGGTTCGCGACGGACTCGATACGACGCTGGACCAGTTCGTCGACTGA
- a CDS encoding metal-dependent hydrolase translates to MVDVTGHLGMALLFAAPAWIIWGRRAALGFTGFALLTAMLPDTDLVLQGFLPVTHHGVTHTVIFVVLASILAGVFAARWLTDWFNAHRWIRSTEIASLTVFVFATAGLILGGMSHLFADILSAPDIAPPLEPLWPFYREPIIVDVIYYDSPIWNFGLIAAAIGLHLVLARYRSYPLDTRYRIGDQSGDGAGARPAASDRFE, encoded by the coding sequence ATGGTCGACGTGACCGGCCATCTCGGGATGGCCCTACTGTTCGCCGCGCCGGCGTGGATCATCTGGGGCCGACGAGCGGCGCTCGGGTTCACGGGATTCGCCCTCTTGACGGCGATGCTCCCCGATACCGACTTGGTCCTCCAGGGGTTCCTTCCGGTGACCCATCACGGCGTGACTCACACCGTGATATTCGTCGTGCTGGCGAGCATCCTCGCCGGCGTGTTCGCCGCCCGATGGCTCACCGACTGGTTCAACGCGCATCGATGGATCCGAAGCACGGAGATCGCGAGCCTCACCGTGTTCGTCTTCGCGACCGCGGGCCTGATCCTCGGCGGCATGAGTCACCTGTTCGCGGACATCCTCTCCGCGCCGGACATCGCACCGCCGCTCGAGCCGCTCTGGCCGTTCTATCGCGAGCCGATCATCGTCGACGTCATCTACTACGATTCGCCGATCTGGAACTTCGGCCTGATCGCCGCCGCCATCGGCCTCCATCTGGTACTCGCCCGGTACAGGAGCTACCCGCTCGACACGCGCTATCGGATCGGTGACCAGAGCGGCGACGGCGCTGGTGCGCGCCCGGCGGCAAGCGACCGGTTCGAGTAA
- a CDS encoding OsmC family protein: MTKQVTTVSDEGYSATNEIRDFETTIDANGEDAPDTLESLLAAYGSCYVPALRVGGQQRGADDLGRIEIETTGELNDDDKLESVRFDIGVEADVDDDTGEEIIERAFELCKVHDALKESLHAETSFEGDAF, from the coding sequence ATGACGAAACAGGTCACCACCGTCTCCGACGAGGGGTACAGCGCGACCAACGAGATCCGCGACTTCGAGACGACGATCGACGCCAACGGCGAGGACGCGCCCGACACGCTCGAGTCGCTGCTGGCGGCCTACGGCTCCTGTTACGTGCCGGCGCTTCGGGTCGGCGGCCAGCAGCGCGGGGCCGACGACCTCGGGCGGATCGAGATCGAGACGACCGGCGAACTCAACGACGACGACAAACTCGAGTCGGTTCGGTTCGATATCGGCGTCGAAGCCGACGTGGACGACGACACCGGCGAGGAGATCATCGAGCGCGCGTTCGAACTCTGCAAGGTTCACGACGCGCTCAAAGAGAGCCTCCACGCGGAGACGAGCTTCGAGGGGGACGCCTTCTGA
- a CDS encoding metal-dependent hydrolase, giving the protein MELTWHGHSTWHVTVGETSLLMDPFFDNPKTDLEPDDLETPDYVLLTHGHADHIAHAGAFSDATLVATPELTSYCQEEFGFEDAVGGMGMNLGGTVECGDAYVTMVRADHTNGIMTENDASGGMPAGFVVSDTKPTQVSDEESTTFYNAGDTSLMSEMRDVIGPYLEPDAATVPIGDHFTMGPWQAAVAIDWLDVDHVFPEHYDTFPPIEQDPEDFESEVKATGSDAEVHALEADEPFELEP; this is encoded by the coding sequence ATGGAGCTCACCTGGCACGGCCACTCGACGTGGCACGTCACCGTAGGCGAAACGTCGCTGTTGATGGATCCGTTCTTCGACAATCCGAAGACCGACCTCGAGCCCGACGACCTCGAGACGCCCGACTACGTGTTGCTGACTCACGGTCATGCCGACCACATCGCCCACGCGGGAGCGTTCTCGGACGCGACGCTGGTCGCGACGCCGGAACTCACGTCGTACTGCCAGGAGGAGTTCGGCTTCGAGGACGCCGTCGGCGGGATGGGGATGAACCTCGGCGGTACCGTCGAGTGTGGCGACGCCTACGTCACGATGGTCCGGGCCGACCACACGAACGGGATCATGACCGAAAACGACGCGAGCGGCGGCATGCCGGCCGGGTTCGTCGTCTCGGATACGAAGCCGACGCAGGTCAGCGACGAGGAGTCGACGACCTTCTACAACGCCGGCGACACCAGCCTCATGAGCGAAATGCGCGATGTCATCGGCCCGTATCTCGAGCCCGACGCCGCGACGGTCCCGATCGGCGATCACTTCACGATGGGGCCATGGCAGGCCGCCGTCGCCATCGACTGGCTCGACGTCGACCACGTCTTCCCGGAACACTACGACACCTTCCCGCCGATCGAACAGGACCCCGAAGACTTCGAGAGCGAAGTCAAAGCGACGGGAAGCGACGCCGAGGTCCACGCGCTCGAGGCCGACGAACCGTTCGAACTCGAGCCCTGA
- a CDS encoding acyl-CoA thioesterase — MAVYETTIDVRTDDLGRSGHVNNAKFVAYTDLARDRYLAERHGVGLADLSHAVVHLEIDYEGQLRSLSPITVGVDVADIGETSFTLTYEVRDGDRVAATLTTVAVVLDDENESTALPESLREGLGADREAAGRSA, encoded by the coding sequence ATGGCAGTCTACGAGACGACGATCGACGTCCGCACCGACGACCTCGGGCGGAGCGGCCACGTCAACAACGCCAAGTTCGTCGCGTACACCGACCTCGCTCGCGACCGGTATCTCGCCGAGCGCCACGGTGTCGGGCTCGCGGACCTGTCGCACGCAGTCGTCCACCTCGAGATCGACTACGAGGGCCAGCTTCGATCGCTTTCGCCGATTACGGTCGGCGTCGATGTCGCTGACATCGGCGAGACGAGCTTTACGCTGACCTACGAGGTCCGCGACGGCGACCGCGTCGCCGCGACGCTCACTACCGTCGCCGTCGTTCTCGACGACGAAAACGAGTCGACGGCGCTTCCCGAGTCGCTTCGGGAGGGGCTGGGAGCGGACCGCGAGGCCGCCGGTCGATCCGCATAG